The DNA region taaaataacccAATTCTGACGAATTTACTGTTTCATATACATAATCAGTTAGGCAAGGTAagcaaaaataacaatgaaagAAAGTCCGACCAAATACTATTCCattcaatgtttgtttataaacTACAAGGTCACATCATGAATCTGAAGAATCGTTTACAGAATTGTACTGAGAAACAAACCGACAAGTGTAACACAGGCGGACGATCGTAGAAGTGTTACATATAATGTAGAACAAACTGCACGCCAATGCGTAAATTTCGAGGAATTAGACGTAATTTTGACGATCCAGAATAAAACATTTGAATACACAATAGGTACAACCCTATTCGTCGCTACCAAGCCACCATTTCCTCCGAAGCCGTACCCGAAAACACTCGCATCCCCCAAGCAACTGTTCCAATAGAACGAACGCAAGGAAATCGGGTGTGTGGAGCTGTCTGCTTACGGATGTATATATAGTACCTAGCACTGAAACAGGAAACCAGTTCAAATGGTCGTAGTGAGTGGTGAACACCACTAGTGCAGTACGAACAATGGATCGCTATCTACTGTCATGCTTGTTGCTCGTGTGTATGGTGCTGGGTGAGTGCAGTGATACAAGATTCCGTCGGTCGTCGAGATGATttagttgtgtttttctcacTTTTACCTTCACAGCCTACCCTTCGGAGATAGCGGCTCAAAGTAAGTGATTTTCTATCAGTTTTATACGCTTGCCCTCCCCAAAATCGGACAAAACTCTGTGTGCTCACTGAACGTGTGCTATTTTCCTTTTCGCAGGGTCACGCGTCTGTTTCGCTCAGTCTGGCGACTACACCACTGCCACATCGATAGGCTTCTGCTCGCATGCAGTCTACATTGCACTGAACCCGACCTCTAAAGCCTTTGTGGGGATACTAAACCCTGCCAACGATGCAGATGATCTGCTAGGTCAGTGTTAAAGTTTCTGTATTTCTGGGTCGAATTTGGTAATGCTAGATGCCATATGGGTTTTAATGGTCGTGCATTTCATTTCAGGCGGTATCAGAAAGTTCGCTAATCTCAAAAAGACATACCCCTACGTGGACTTGTACATGGGCGTGTTGGGAAGTATTTCTGCGGGAAACATTCTGTGGCTGAATCAGCAAGCATCGCGTAAAACGTTTATCGATCTGCTTATTACAAAGATGGCATCGTATCCTGAAATGAGCGGCGTCTACTTGGATTTCGATGGGCTCACCAATTTGTACCAGGCGAGTACTGACACGTAGATGTCACTATCGGTGCAGCTCCTGGCTACAATGGCTTCCATTCTTTTCATTCATAGAATTGGTATGCTCTGTTCGTTGCTGAGTTAAATACGGCTCTTACCGCTAAGAACCTGAAGCTTATTACCGCCTTACCGTGGGATGCAAGTGCGAGTGGCGATATTTACTACAGCTCAACCCTCTCCACTCTGCCGTTCAACGTGATCAAAACGCACGAGGAAATGTACTCAGCGGTCGCTACCACTACCACGCGCCCGATCAGCCCGCTGTTTTCACTGGCCGCACCGTTTAAcgacgaaacgaaaacaatcgtAAGTAGTGGTTTGTGCAGCATTGAGATGAATGATACGTGTTTGTGAAGTGAGACCGTTAAACGTGTGCCATTTCTGTGGTTTTCAGTATAACAATGTGTTTCGGTGGGTGTTGAAGGGATTTTTGACAACCCAGCTCGTTGTTAGCTTGCCTATGTACAGTTTGAAATTTACTACATCAGGTGGATCACAATTTGGTTCTGCTATGACCGCTGTTACAAAGGATACATATTGTAACGTAAGTATACATATACGTTAATACAATATACTTCGTTAGCCAGTGAAGTTGGGTTTTTCCAATGCTTCTTTCATCTCATTTTTCGTGTGTGAAACTCTAGGCTTTGTTATTTGGATCGAAAAATACTCTTGGAGCGCCCCAAGCCGGGGAAGGCTTTGCCTACAGCACATCCACGTTTTACACTTACAACACTCCCGCATCTCTTGTCGATAAGCTACAGTTTGTTATAGCAACCAACATGGGCGGTGTAGGCGTATATTCGCTAGATCAAGCTGGTAGCCAAAATGCTGAAATGCTTCGTCAGGTGACAAGCGTTCTAGCACCAACACCACCCGCCTCAGTATCATACCCTCCAGTAGGAGATGCGATGTGTGGTGTTCCGGTTACGTTTCCAGCACCGCTAACAACGACAACAGTTGCAACGACTACTGCTGCAGTCACCACTACTGCTGCAGCCACCACTACTGCTGCAGCCACCACTACTGCTGCAGCCACCACTACTGCTGCAGCCACCACTACTGCTGCAGCCACCACTACTGCTGCAGCCACCACTACTGCTGCAGCCACCActactgctgcagctgcaagtaccactgctgctgcaggaagtaccactgctgcaggaggaagtaccactgctgctggaggtAGTACCACTGCTACAGGAGGAAGCACAACTGCTGCTGGCGGTAGTACCACTGTTGCTGGCGGTAGTaccactgctgctggcggtagtaccactgctgctggcggtagtaccactgctgctggaggaagcacaactgctgctggcggtagtactactgctgctggaggtagtaccactgctgctggaggaagCACCACTGTTGCAGGAGGAAGCACAACTGTTGCAGGAGGAAGTACAACTGCTGCAGGAGGAAGCAcaactgctgctggaggaagTACTATTGCTGCTGGAGGAAGTACTACTGCTGCAGGAGGAAGCACAACTGCTGCAGGAGGAAGCACAACTGCTGCTGGCGGTAGTACCACTGCTGCAGGAGGTAGTaccactgctgctggaggaagTACTACTGCTGCAGGAGGAAGCAcaactgctgctggaggtAGTACCACTGCTGCAGGAGGAAGCACAACTGCTGCAGGAGGAAGCAtaactgctgctggaggaagcacaactgctgctggaggaagCACAACAGCTGCAGGAGGTAGTACTACTGCTGCAGGAGGAAGTACAACTGCTGCAGGAGGTAGTaccactgctgctggcggTAGTACCACTGCAGCTGGAGGAAGTACTACTGTTGCAGGAGGAAGCAcaactgctgctggaggtAGTACCACTGCTGCAGGAGGAAGCACAACTGCTGCAGGAGGAAGCACAACTGCTGCAGGAGGTAGTACCACTGCTGCAGGAGGTAGTACTACTACTGCAGGAGGAAGTACAACTGCTGCAGGAGGTAGTaccactgctgctggcggTAGTACCACTGCAGCTGGAGGAAGCACAACTGCTGCAGGAGGAAGCACAACTGCTGCAGGAGGAagtacaacagcagcaggaggtaGTACAACTGCTGCAGGAGGTAGTACCACTGCGGCAGGAGGAAGTACCACTGCTGCAGGAGGAAGTACTACTGCTGCAGGAGGAAGCAcaactgctgctggaggtAGTACCACTGCTGCAGGAGGAAGTaccactgctgctggaggtAGTACTACTGCTGCGGGAGGAAGTACCACTGCTGCAGGAGGAAGCACAACTGTTGCTGGAGGAAGTACTACTGGTGCAGGAGGTAGTaccactgctgctggcggTAGTACCACTGCAGCTGGAGGAAGCACAACTGCTGCAGGAGGAAGTAGCACTGCTGCAGGAGGAAGTACCACTGCTGCAGGAGGAAGTACAACTGCTGCAGGAGGTAGTACCACTGCTGCAGGAGGAAGTACCACTGCTGCAGGAGGAAGTACCACTGCTGCAGGAGGTAGTACAACAGCTGCTGGTGGTAGCaccactgctgctggaggaagCACTACTCCATCAAACTCAGCATCGTCAACTACGCCATCAACCGGTGCATCATCAACCACGCCTTCCACGGCAGGTACAACGATCGCTGCATCGCCTGCTACCTGCAATATTACGGTGAAGGAAGATTACGGAACTCTGGTCGCGGAATACTGTACGAACTTAAAGGCGATTGCATCGTACATGCAAGGAGCTACCTGTGGTGTAGTGGCTTAACTCAAACCGTTCTACCAGTGAGTTGAAGCAATGGTTTTAGAGAGTTAGGTCTGGCGGAAACGACCAGCTTTGATAGATCGTGGCTTCTTGTTGTGTGTAAACAACTTTTAGGTGGTGTTCATACCTAAGTGGAATGCCGCAGGTGGCAGAAGCCAGTGTTGGGATTTGTTGAGGGTATTATGTtctaagtaaaataaattcaattaatcTAATTTCCGCATTTTCCGTATCAGTTGAGACATGCTTGCCATACTTTGCAAAAAAAGCGGTAATGCTACTACTAAGGTATTACAATATGAAAGGTTACTTATCTATGCGCCACAGTCCCCTCTGGAACAGTATTGCGTAGCCGGACGGACGACTTAGCTTACCtagaaggagaagaaagcaTACAATCAATTAAGCAACCGCTGATAGCAAACATTTGGTTTCGGTTTGGTTTCGGTGTTTAGTAACGGGCAGGAAGCAGCAGAAGGCCATCTAGTGTATTATGCCCCACCGCCCCCAACCCGATCAGGCAGGCGAGTAGGGCGGGAGAACTTTTGTCGATTTGTGAAACGGGGCGGAATACAATAACAAAGGTGGATGGAGCAGGCgggggcaaacaaaaaaaaaaagcgcaaacCACCCGGGGAATGAGAAATGGTGCCAAATCGTACAGGAAGGATGCGGATGCGGCAGCGTAAGCACTGCtaaacggtggtggtggtacactGTTAGGCTTCTTACCTGCAACGCCTTCCTGCACTTTAGCCGAGAAGATTTTTCACAGTAAGCAAATGACATAAAAGGATGATTGATCTGCAAAATACAGTGATGAAATGATACGTGAAAATGAACGATGGAACCTGCGAATGGGGCGAAGGATTGTGAAGGGCAGTAGAACCGAAGCCATCGGGAATAGTAGTAGGGTGGTAGAGCGTCCACGGTTAGCTGCTACGGCAGAGTGCCGCTAGCAAAGAATAGAATAATGGAATAATTGCAGTAAAATTGAAATGCTCCAGAATGTACCAGGCGCCCACCGGCGAAAACCGTAATACACGGCCACACGTAGAAGGGAAGAcgggagagagacagagatagaaaagagatagagagatagagagatagaggcagagagatatatatatatatatatatatatatatatatatatatatatatatatatatatatatatatatatatatatatatatatatatatatatatatatatatatatatatatatatatatatatatatatatatatatatatatatatatatatatatatagagagagagagagagagagagagagagagagagagaaagaataaatagaaaacaagAGGTGGTAACGCAAGGTGACGATGGTCAACCCGTTGCGCGTTGGTAATGTGCGTGCCGCGCGtcgaagaaaacgaaaaagaaagaaaatgaaatcgTGTGAAAATAGGTCAATAACATAAGCGACACAGTGCAGTCCCAGACCCAGACCCAACAATGGGGCAGAgaagacacacgcacacacacacaaacacagggaCCACGAAGACGCGCAAAAACGATGCGCGAAGATGAAGATGCCCCCTCTCCCGTTCCCATACCCCTATCAGGACGTCGCACAAAAAAGGGTCTGCGCTTTGCCGCTTTGCCACGTTTGCCCCGGGGCGTCGAAATTATCGGCCGGTCGAAAGCGACACAACCTGCCCTACTGGccctcacaaaaaaaaataaaaaatagaaacggAGGGGATGGGCTACAGAATGTCGTTTTTATTTCGCCGCTTTTTACGGCCCTCCCCGGAGAAAGCTGCTCCTAGCGGGGAGGGAACGGGGAGATTTCGCGACTTTCCCAATATGTGTGCAGGGAATGAGAAAAGGAGGTGGGGGAAGGGGGTAGGGAAGATAAGCCGAATGCAGAAAAGGAAGCTGTCGGAGCGCCAAAAATGGTCTGTATTTTGGGGTTTTGCGCGtgcatgtgtctgtgtgtgtggccacTGGTGGCTAATTGGCCATACACTTGACTAGGAGGGATAGGGTAAGGTAGGGGAAGgcggggcaaaatggcacTGTTAAGGTTTTTGCTCTGTATCCCATTGTGAGATCACTTGTCACTGATGTTTGACGGCAATCGATGCTTTAACAGCTTAtttatcaaatcaaattaGGAGTTGACATACTACCAACAAATATGAATATCTAATATGAAACTCAAAAATGAACATCAAAAATCGTAAAAATGTATTGTGCTGGTTAAAATGGTCTTGCTAAGGGTCCAAAAGGTCATATAccaaatgtcaaaacaaaccgAACCAAAAGGTGCAAAATGGATCATAAGATTGCACTTAAGGCATTGGATTAGGCTCTGTCATCTTGGTAGAATTCTAGGTAATGTATTCTAGGTAGAATTCTATCTAGGTAAGGGTAAAGATTACAAAACTTAATCTCAATTTCAGTGTTTCGTTAAAAGAAGTAATTAATTGCTggaatttttaataattcacCTGTTGCCAGTAATTTTTCTTGTCGATAGAGCATACAAATACCACAGTTTTGTTtatgtaaaacaaatatattgtAGCGACTTTAGCTTACACCACAGCCTCATCATTTTGATCCTGTCAATTTTGCCCTAAGCGAAAGATTTTACCgatttgaactttaaaaactatacattaaattacattttactCGTAAATCATAGTTAAATGTCACGTTACTCGATACTTTTTCATCTCTAGTTATTttctaaaatttcaaaaaagcttttttttgaaACGGTCATTGTTCTGACCAAatatttcttaaattattcttttttttaaacaaaattcgGTAATTAAACGTTCATGGTTTGATTGAAACAttgtatttgatgtttttcaatCATTCAGGATTATTCTATTCTTACAATCGAGATATCTCGACATCGAGATAAATATTGCTAAGGGAAAACGGTTTACATTGAAACTAAACTATCCCGCCCCTAATAACGGTTTGGAGGTTTCTATAGTAATATGTCAAGTAGTCCATGTAAGCACTTTTGGATTCTAAAGTCGATTTAAGCCAGCAATTCTCGACATCAAAATCCTAGCGGGAAATGAATCGAAAGCGATATTTTGGCAGATTTTAAGTAAACTCGTGCAGTTCTCTGGAAAATTGAGTACTGGTAATTTTAAGATCAATCTaatgaaattattgaaatgccaaaaacaaaaaaaaacttggtgaaccaaaattgaaaaaaaggatatttaaaaaaatgataagaATAGATTATTTAATTCAAATAGCCAGTAAGaaatttgttacatttttgctTAAGTTCAAATCCTatgagagttttttttaaatcatcttCCATAATTGGGTTCGGCGATTTGATGCCAACTGCGATTTCGGACCGAAATTCCGACTGATTTTCCCTAAAAGAGCAATCCAATTTCAAATAGAATCCAGAATCCAATTTCCAATAGAATCCAATAGAAGCAATCGAGTCCAATAGAATAAGCCTGATTAACTATCATTTTGAATGTGTTAAGTTGCCAATAATGAAAGTAACGATTTCGCCCCACCTAACCATTTTGCTCCGTGTTCCCCTACACGTGCGTAAGGATGGCGCTTGTCAAAAGGCGTTCGCTGCTCGCAGCCGTTTATCAACGTGGGTGGTTTTTGGGTCGTTgtacaaccacaaaaaaatgaGATGAAGAgttcaaataagagaaaaATAGAGATGAAGATGATGGGTTGGTACTGCCGCCAGATGCCACACTTGCCACATTACCTCCACGAGCTACATCTGTTACCAGTTCGGAACGATCTGCCAGTAGAACCATCCGAGACAAGAGATTTCTCCTTGTTAGTGGTCGGGTGCTAATTGTCTCGTTCCATGTGCATCTGCCGGTATTGCAACGGCCTCATCATGTAGCAGTTTAAACAGGGATTGCAGTTAAAACTACGCGTGCGCTTCTTACCCGGTATCCATCCATCGCCACTCCATCCTGTCCCCAATCAGTTGAATCAGAAGTACGAGAGCCCAAACGACTTCCCGACCGAATGCCCCAAAAGCAACCCAAAACGCTTTCTCTTCGCCCGGGACACCAATGATTTAGTAGctatcgcgcgcgcgcgagaagAACCCTTCCAATGGTCGGGATATGAACTGCTGTTAATTTACATACCATCACTCACTCTATTAGCGGTTCATAAACCTCTTGCCCATTTGACCGTTTCCGGTCccgtgcggctgctgctgctcggtgctGTTCGGATGGTTGGGActgtaaataaaacaacagcaTCCATCCCTTTTTTTGAGGTCACCGCATCGTTCGCGTATCGGGAATCAATCGAAATCCCGCCCCGATACAACTTCGACCCATGTCACTGGGCCACTTCCCCATTCCGCTAGGAGACGTCTCGAGAATGCCGTTCCCAAAACACCGCCCCAAAACAACCCAATCCCAGGAAACAGTCCCCAACACACACCCAAAGCAGCTTCATCGACAGGTTCGACAGGCGCGCTCCTTACCCCCTCGGGGCAACCTTGGGCATCAGCAACGCCAGACCAAACAGagcaacgaaacaaaaaaaatcgggCCATGCGCGCACGTACAATTCGGCACATTTGATAGCTTGGGGCACTAAAGCCCCGCCACCACCCAGAAATGAAGAGAGGGAGGGCACAAAAAATACACCGGGAGAAGCTAGATAACGCGGGCGAAAGCTATCATTCGGCCATGCCCCAATGATCGCTAGGGCAAGCACAGCGCGcacatgtgcgtgtgtgtgtgtgatgggtcGAGCGGcattttcttcatcttttcctttccaaccggcggcgacggcggccgctgccgcttctgctgctgctgctgctgtgtccgCTTGTTGTGTTGTCCGTCCGTCATATCGCTTTCCCCTTAAAGCTTGTCAACCGAGCCCGGGCTCCAAGTGTGGGCCAACGCGACTAACCGGGCCACCGACATAGCATCATAAACCGTCCGCCCCGGTCACCTGGTGCTGGTGCCTACCGCTCTCGCACTTTCTCGCGGGCCCGGTCGGTAGGCTGCTTGCACGACGGGAAGGGTCCGGTTTGCCCTGAAGCGGTGGCAAAAAGTGAGAGgaacacgacacacacacacacacacacacaccaacattGCCAACGACCAGAAGAACAAGCGCGGTCGCTTCTGCTTTGGAGGATGCTTTTCGAAAGTGGCGAAGCAGCACCACACCGTTCGGGTTTGAAAAGAAAGTGGACAAcattgcgcgcgcgcgcactaaAGAAGGTTCCCCCCGACTACCTCTTCTACTCTCCTTCTATAATCTGCGACCCAAGAGCCATCCCTTTCTCGCCCTTCCCACAGCAAAACCGGTGGCGTTTGCTGCGGATCTGCTGCGCCAAGCGGCCTCAACTGCCAAGAAAGCGCACACAGAAGGGTTGAGAGGAGGGAAGCAGGGGGTGTGGGAGACCCGAAAGTAAAGCACATTTATTGCAGGGAATTTGGTCTTCAGACCGCTGACCTAGACGAGGCATTGAGAAAAAGTATCCACATCTTGCCCCCTCAGAAAGAATGATAAGagatttgaacccatgaccgGAAGTGTATCAGCACCGTGCGCTTCCCACTACGCTACAAATGGGCACCAATTAGCTAGAAGTTAAAATGGCACCATGTTCAACGCGTTTGGAATTAGAATTTTGGAGAGAGCATTGTCCTTCAGACAATCTGGGTGAGGTATTGAAGCTGATGTGCCAGTTTGTTCCTCTCATTGAAATTCGTAGCTATATTATTCTTCAACACATATTGTACCCAATTCAGAGAACAATCAAATCACGTTCGAAGCAGCTCTACCATCTTTCTCAAATCTCAGAATCTTTTCGAGCCGATTTCGTGGAACTTGTTCTGAATGTTGTTGAttgagtgggtgtgtgtgtgtgtgtatgtgtgtttttttaatctatTTTTCACGCTCGCTCGAATATTTCTCCTAGCTACAATGAACCAATCTTTGCATATACCCTGTAATGAACAACGCTGCCAGAATAATAAGAAAACAACCAGAAAGATCCATAAAAGCACTCGCGGTTAGTACCTTACTTGTAGCGGGCAGGCACCAAGTTGGTTGCGGGATTGATAACAAGCAGGAGGGCAAGCCGGGAATGGAAGTTACTCTGTTGTTACAGTTGGGTAGTCCCTCTGCCCACAGCGATTGCGATTAAGCGATGAATTCAGGTGAATAAAAAGGGTAGATAAGATGAGGGTGGTTCGTGTagatggtgatggtgtgagCGTTTGTTAagaacatcaaacaaaatgggggggaggggcggGAGATTTTTTACTCTCCCTAAAATGGTATGCACTTATATGCACGCCACCTACCTGCAGTATTCCTATCAGTAACGTGGAGTAAAATAATCTCGTCAGCCGCATGCTCAATCTTTGTCTGTGGTGCCGCTGTAAGGAGAAGAGAATGCAGAAAGGTTAGAATTGGCAATGCTCGGGAAGGTCGGGGCACTGGGTCTTGTTAGTTTATTTTCCTtgcaaacaaagaaacaaccaaacacagtcgctgttgtttgtttatcgCTAGAGAGTCTTTCGTTACGCACAATGGGGGAATATGATTAAATATTTGAACGCAAGTAGTTTGTGTGCGAGAAGCAAATTAACCGTCCTCGTGCGTAAGTTTAGCAAGCAAGCGAgcaatttgtttgtgttttttttttctttcgtagcTGGCCATAAACTTGCCCCTTCGTtatttgtctgtttgtgtcaagcgtgtatgtttgtgtgtgtgtgtttttttaaccaaaaatTTAGCACAAGCTCCAATCATTAAGAACAGCCGAAAGCAACGCGCCTTAGAGGAGAAGCATCAGCATCGACCTCCAATGGAAAAGATTTTGCGCTCGCACTGCAACAGCAACGGCGCACACTTGTGTAAACGGGGCATCGTCGGCGAAACGGTGCGTCTGCCGTCTTGTCGTCTCGCAAGTGTTTCGCTCTCCCGCTTGTACTGTCAGACAGAATAGCTAAAAACAGACCTGTCAGACGAATTGCAGTATCCACACGCCTCACACCGTCTTCCACCGACTTCCAGGCGCTTTCCAGTCGTCTTAAGACTGCTGGCTAGACATTCGCTAGTGCGCTACAAACCTCGGCGGCTACGGTAATTTGTCTGTGGGCTTGGTGAGCGAAGGAGCCGAACAATGCAATGTAATGTAACGATTCTCCATGGCGGGAATGACGTTTCTGCATACAATCCGCTCGAAGCTACTGGACGCACTCCGCCCGGGACTAAACAAATCATGacgattttaattttatgacTCCCTTTATTTACCATTTCAATGACACATTGTTTGCAACGGGCAAACAACGGCCTGCTACTTTCGATCGATATTTGCCGGTCCGGTACGGGGCAAACACCATCGACAGCATCCCGAGCGCTTTTGCCGGGAGGCAAGAGTCATCGCATCGTCATCGAGCTGCTGGGCTGCACGCTAATCGGGAGCTAATCGATTATTCATGGTAccgttgcgtttttttttttgtttctggcGGGTGAAgcgcggtgctgctgcttgttgtttgCCCGCCCAATTGGAGGGAAATGAATTTACATAAATGGAAAGAGCGGGTTCCCAatatctctctctatttctctctctctctctctctctatctttcgctctctctctctctctttctctccctctctctctctctctgccgtTTTATGGCAGGATGGGTTGCACTCATAGATACACTGCTACCTGCAGTGGAGTGAGCATCAGTTCATCTGCATCGGACTGCAGGCTATTCGCTCGTATTTATGGCGATCAGTAAAAAGATGCAGATCAGTAAAGACAATAAGGATGCAACAGTTAACATTGACACTGGCCATGTATTTATC from Anopheles coluzzii chromosome X, AcolN3, whole genome shotgun sequence includes:
- the LOC125907769 gene encoding autotransporter adhesin BpaC-like isoform X49 codes for the protein MDRYLLSCLLLVCMVLAYPSEIAAQRSRVCFAQSGDYTTATSIGFCSHAVYIALNPTSKAFVGILNPANDADDLLGGIRKFANLKKTYPYVDLYMGVLGSISAGNILWLNQQASRKTFIDLLITKMASYPEMSGVYLDFDGLTNLYQNWYALFVAELNTALTAKNLKLITALPWDASASGDIYYSSTLSTLPFNVIKTHEEMYSAVATTTTRPISPLFSLAAPFNDETKTIYNNVFRWVLKGFLTTQLVVSLPMYSLKFTTSGGSQFGSAMTAVTKDTYCNALLFGSKNTLGAPQAGEGFAYSTSTFYTYNTPASLVDKLQFVIATNMGGVGVYSLDQAGSQNAEMLRQVTSVLAPTPPASVSYPPVGDAMCGVPVTFPAPLTTTTVATTTAAVTTTAAATTTAAATTTAAATTTAAATTTAAATTTAAATTTAAATTTAAAASTTAAAGSTTAAGGSTTAAGGSTTATGGSTTAAGGSTTVAGGSTTAAGGSTTAAGGSTTAAGGSTTAAGGSTTAAGGSTTAAGGSTTVAGGSTTVAGGSTTAAGGSTTAAGGSTIAAGGSTTAAGGSTTAAGGSTTAAGGSTTAAGGSTTAAGGSTTAAGGSTTAAGGSTTAAGGSTTAAGGSSTAAGGSTTAAGGSTTAAGGSTTAAGGSTTAAGGSTTAAGGSTTAAGGSTTAAGGSTTPSNSASSTTPSTGASSTTPSTAGTTIAASPATCNITVKEDYGTLVAEYCTNLKAIASYMQGATCGVVA
- the LOC125907769 gene encoding autotransporter adhesin BpaC-like isoform X24: MDRYLLSCLLLVCMVLAYPSEIAAQRSRVCFAQSGDYTTATSIGFCSHAVYIALNPTSKAFVGILNPANDADDLLGGIRKFANLKKTYPYVDLYMGVLGSISAGNILWLNQQASRKTFIDLLITKMASYPEMSGVYLDFDGLTNLYQNWYALFVAELNTALTAKNLKLITALPWDASASGDIYYSSTLSTLPFNVIKTHEEMYSAVATTTTRPISPLFSLAAPFNDETKTIYNNVFRWVLKGFLTTQLVVSLPMYSLKFTTSGGSQFGSAMTAVTKDTYCNALLFGSKNTLGAPQAGEGFAYSTSTFYTYNTPASLVDKLQFVIATNMGGVGVYSLDQAGSQNAEMLRQVTSVLAPTPPASVSYPPVGDAMCGVPVTFPAPLTTTTVATTTAAVTTTAAATTTAAATTTAAATTTAAATTTAAATTTAAATTTAAATTTAAAASTTAAAGSTTAAGGSTTAAGGSTTATGGSTTAAGGSTTVAGGSTTAAGGSTTAAGGSTTAAGGSTTAAGGSTTAAGGSTTAAGGSTTVAGGSTTVAGGSTTAAGGSTTAAGGSTIAAGGSTTAAGGSTTAAGGSTTAAGGSTTAAGGSTTAAGGSTTAAGGSTTAAGGSTTAAGGSTTAAGGSTTAAGGSTTAAGGSTTTAGGSTTAAGGSTTAAGGSTTAAGGSTTAAGGSTTAAGGSTTAAGGSTTAAGGSTTAAGGSTTAAGGSTTAAGGSTTAAGGSTTAAGGSTTAAGGSTTAAGGSTTAAGGSTTAAGGSTTAAGGSTTAAGGSTTAAGGSTTAAGGSTTPSNSASSTTPSTGASSTTPSTAGTTIAASPATCNITVKEDYGTLVAEYCTNLKAIASYMQGATCGVVA